The Mycolicibacterium fluoranthenivorans genomic interval GTCGGGGTGAGCCGGGTGGAGGGCAAACTGACCGGCGACGTCGCTCCGGACGTGTGGGATGTGGCGGGCCACGTGTCGCCCAACCCCGGTGGGGTGGGTCCGCTGACGCGGGCGTTCCTGCTGACCAACGTGGTCGAGCGCGCGGAGATGGGCCGATGAGCGCTTGCGCGAAGAGCAGAGCGCACCGATGAGCGCTTGCGCGAAGAGCAGAGCGCACCGATGAGCGCTGGCGCGAAGAGCCGAGCGCACCGATGAGCGCTGGCGCGAAGAGCCAGAAAGCCGTGACGCTCAAGGACTTCGCCCGCAAGGTTTTCGGCGGGCAGTGGCCCATCCTGGCGGTCGGGCTGATTTTCGTGCTGGCCTTCGTGCTGGTGGTCGCCGGCTACTGGCGCCGGGGCGCGCTGGTGATCGCGATCGGGGTCGGGGTGGCCGCCGCGCTGCGCCTGGCCCTGACCGAGGATCGGGCCGGGCTGCTGGTGGTGCGATCCAGGGTGATCGACGTCGCCACGACGGCCACTGTGAGTGCGGTCATGCTGTACATCGCCTGGACCATCGACCCGCTGGGCACCAGCTAGAAACCTGCCCACCGGGCAATTTTGCACGTTAGGCAAAAATTGCCTAACGTGGTCGTCATGACGGGGCTGCGAGAACGCAAGAAGGCCGATACCCGCCGGGCGCTCAGCGATGCCGCACTCGAACTGACGTTCCGGCACGGCCTGGAGAACGTCACCCGCGAGGACATCGCCCGGGTGGCCGGGGTGTCGCTGCGGACGTTCAACAACTACTTCACCGGCAAGTACGAGGCCCTGGCCTACCGTCAGACCGAACGGGTCCGGCGCAGCATCGCCGAGCTGCAAAAGCGCCCGGCCGGCGAGCCGCTGTGGACGGCGATCACCGAATCGATCCTCATCCCGGTCGACGAGGACTTCGCCACGGCGGGCCCCGAAAACGCCGTGCCCACCCGAGCCGAACTCGTCGAGGTCCGGAAACTGTTGATGAGTCCGGAGATTCGTGGCGTCGTGGGCAGGGCGCTCATCGAGGAGTGGATCACGGTGATCGCCGAGCGCACCGGCACCGATCCGGATCGCGACATGTATCCGCGGCTGGTGGCCGGCGTGGTGCACGCGGTCGGCGACGCCGCCGCCGACGCCTACGCCAAAGCCGATCCGCCGGTGGCCTTCCCCGAGTTGCTCCGACAGGGGTTCGCCGCCGTCGCGGGCGGTCTGACCCAACCGGAAGGAACCCATGACTGAGCAGGTGGTGATCGCCGGTGCCGGCCCGAACGGGCTGATGCTGGCCTGTGAACTCGCGCTGGCCGGCGTCCGGCCGGTGGTGCTGGACAGGCTGCCGGGTCCGAGTGCTGAGCCGAAGGCCAATGGCCTTGTCGGACAAGTGATCCGGCAACTCGATATGCGCGGCCTCTTTCACCTGTTCGGTGGCGACAACGGACCGCCGAAGCCTGCCTACGGCTGGATGTTCGCCGGGATCTCGTTGGGGTTTCTGGGGTTGCCGGACAATCCGATGTACGCGCTGCTGTTGCCGCAGCCCCGATTGGTGCGCCTGCTGGAAACGCGGGCCCGCGATCTCGGGGTGGATATCCGGTGGGGTCATGAGGTGGTGGATTTCCGGACCGACGAGCACGCCGTGCACGTGGCGGTGCGCACGGGCGACCGGACCGACGAACTGGTCGCCGGGTATCTGGTGGGTGCCGACGGTGGCCGCAGCATGGTGCGCAAGAATCTCGGCGTCGGCTTTGTCGGTCACACCTCGGACATCGTCAGCCGGATCGCTCATGTGTATCTTCCCGACGAGCTCCTGGTTCCCGGCCGCGGGTACGAACTGCCCGGTTTCGGTCTGCTGCCCTTCGGTAACAGCAGATTCGAGAACGGCTCGATCGTGGTCTTCCCGCTCGAGCCGGACCGGCCGATGATCGGCACCATCGAGTACGGCTGGACGGTCGGAAGCCAGGAAGGGCCGATCTCGCTGGCCGAGTTGCGGGACAGCCTGCGGCGGATCCTCGGCGTGGACGTCCCGGTCCAGCCCCCGAGAAAGCCGGGCGCACATGCACTTCGGCGACTCGACGGGATCAACTCCCGCCAGGCTGAGCGTTACCGCGTCGGGCGGGTGCTGCTGCTCGGCGATGCCGCGCACGTGCACTCGCCGATGGGTGGCCCCGGCCTGAACCTGGGCCTGCAGGATGCCGTCAACCTCGGGTGGAAGCTGGCCGATGTCATCGCCGGACGGGCCGCTGACGGCCTGCTCGACACCTACCAGAGCGAGCGACACCCGGTGGGGGAGCGGGTGATGATGCACTCGATGGCACAACTGGCGCTCGCGGCCCCCGGACCCGAAGTCGGCGCGCTACGCACGCTTTTCGGTGAACTGGCCGCCAAACCGGAGGTGGCCGGGCACCTCGCCCACCTGCTGGCCGGCTCCGATGTGCGCTATGACGTCGGCGATGACCACCCGTGGGCCGGTCGGCTGGTGCCCGATCTGACCCTCGACGACGGTCGCCGCGTCGCCGATCTGCTGCATGAGGCCCGGCCGGTCGTACTGGACCTCTCCGGTGGGGCGCTCGATGTGGCGGAATTCCCCGAGCGGGTGGATGTGGTGACCGGAGCCTGCCGGCACGCTCCCGCGGCGCTGCTCCTCCGGCCCGACGGTTACGTCGCCTGGGCTGCCGACAGCGTCGACGCGCCGGCCGTCTCGGGTCTGCGCGCCGCGCTCGCCCGCTGGTGC includes:
- a CDS encoding DUF3017 domain-containing protein, which translates into the protein MTLKDFARKVFGGQWPILAVGLIFVLAFVLVVAGYWRRGALVIAIGVGVAAALRLALTEDRAGLLVVRSRVIDVATTATVSAVMLYIAWTIDPLGTS
- a CDS encoding FAD-dependent monooxygenase, producing the protein MTEQVVIAGAGPNGLMLACELALAGVRPVVLDRLPGPSAEPKANGLVGQVIRQLDMRGLFHLFGGDNGPPKPAYGWMFAGISLGFLGLPDNPMYALLLPQPRLVRLLETRARDLGVDIRWGHEVVDFRTDEHAVHVAVRTGDRTDELVAGYLVGADGGRSMVRKNLGVGFVGHTSDIVSRIAHVYLPDELLVPGRGYELPGFGLLPFGNSRFENGSIVVFPLEPDRPMIGTIEYGWTVGSQEGPISLAELRDSLRRILGVDVPVQPPRKPGAHALRRLDGINSRQAERYRVGRVLLLGDAAHVHSPMGGPGLNLGLQDAVNLGWKLADVIAGRAADGLLDTYQSERHPVGERVMMHSMAQLALAAPGPEVGALRTLFGELAAKPEVAGHLAHLLAGSDVRYDVGDDHPWAGRLVPDLTLDDGRRVADLLHEARPVVLDLSGGALDVAEFPERVDVVTGACRHAPAALLLRPDGYVAWAADSVDAPAVSGLRAALARWCGQPSVARMPTVT
- a CDS encoding TetR/AcrR family transcriptional regulator translates to MTGLRERKKADTRRALSDAALELTFRHGLENVTREDIARVAGVSLRTFNNYFTGKYEALAYRQTERVRRSIAELQKRPAGEPLWTAITESILIPVDEDFATAGPENAVPTRAELVEVRKLLMSPEIRGVVGRALIEEWITVIAERTGTDPDRDMYPRLVAGVVHAVGDAAADAYAKADPPVAFPELLRQGFAAVAGGLTQPEGTHD